In one Neobacillus sp. CF12 genomic region, the following are encoded:
- the murC gene encoding UDP-N-acetylmuramate--L-alanine ligase, translated as MTIYHFVGIKGSGMSALAQVLHDMKFDVQGSDVEKRFFTQLALEQSGIKILPFQKENIKPGMTIIAGNAFPDSHEEIQEAMKLGLPIVRYHRFLGDFMQNFTSVAITGAHGKTSTTGLLAHVIKGAKPTSFLIGDGTGKGEEGSKYFVFEACEYRRHFLSYFPDYAIMTNIDFDHPDYFANIDDVFSAFQEMAVQVKKGIFAYGDDEQLQKIQAKVPVLFYGFDEENDYQAKNLVKATSGTTFDVFIRNTFYDTFTIPTFGEHSVLNALAVIGLCHYEEIDVSIVKEQLNSFQGVKRRFTEKQIGSQILIDDYAHHPTEIKATIDAANQKYPDREIVAVFQPHTFSRTQAFLEDFAKSLRLADKTYLCEIFGSARENHGKLTINDLQKRIEGAEILLEENTTLLEKHKNSVIIFMGAGDIQKFQESYENQLTL; from the coding sequence ATGACTATTTACCATTTTGTAGGTATAAAGGGGTCAGGAATGAGTGCATTAGCACAAGTTCTCCATGATATGAAATTCGATGTACAAGGCTCCGATGTCGAAAAGCGCTTTTTTACTCAACTGGCCCTTGAACAATCCGGAATAAAGATTCTCCCCTTTCAAAAAGAAAACATTAAACCGGGGATGACTATTATTGCTGGTAATGCATTTCCTGATTCACATGAGGAAATTCAAGAGGCTATGAAGCTCGGATTACCAATTGTTCGTTACCACCGTTTCTTAGGCGATTTTATGCAAAATTTTACAAGTGTGGCCATTACGGGAGCACACGGTAAAACGTCTACAACCGGACTGCTTGCTCATGTTATTAAGGGGGCAAAGCCGACTTCGTTTTTAATTGGTGACGGTACTGGTAAGGGCGAAGAAGGCTCTAAATATTTTGTTTTCGAAGCATGTGAATATAGAAGACACTTTTTGTCCTATTTTCCCGATTATGCAATCATGACAAATATTGATTTCGATCACCCAGATTATTTTGCTAATATTGATGATGTATTTTCAGCATTCCAAGAAATGGCCGTTCAAGTTAAGAAGGGGATATTTGCTTACGGGGATGATGAACAACTTCAAAAGATTCAGGCAAAGGTTCCAGTATTGTTCTATGGTTTTGATGAAGAGAATGATTATCAAGCTAAAAATCTTGTGAAAGCCACAAGTGGGACCACCTTTGATGTTTTTATTCGTAATACATTCTATGATACATTTACCATCCCTACATTTGGTGAGCACAGTGTTCTAAATGCGCTTGCGGTCATTGGGTTATGTCATTACGAAGAAATTGATGTTTCAATTGTTAAGGAACAATTGAACAGCTTCCAAGGTGTGAAAAGAAGATTCACTGAGAAACAAATTGGCTCACAAATTTTAATTGATGATTATGCACATCATCCGACAGAAATTAAAGCTACTATTGATGCGGCCAATCAAAAATATCCTGATCGTGAAATTGTAGCAGTATTTCAGCCACATACTTTTTCTCGTACGCAGGCTTTTCTTGAGGACTTTGCTAAAAGCTTGAGACTTGCGGATAAGACTTATTTATGTGAAATCTTTGGTTCTGCACGAGAAAACCATGGAAAACTGACGATTAACGACTTGCAAAAGAGAATCGAAGGTGCTGAAATCCTGTTAGAAGAGAATACTACTCTGCTTGAGAAACATAAAAATAGTGTAATTATTTTTATGGGTGCAGGAGATATTCAGAAATTCCAGGAATCGTATGAAAATCAGTTAACGTTATAA
- a CDS encoding aminopeptidase, whose amino-acid sequence MKDPRIEKLAKNLINYSVELQKGEKVLIENFGLQRELVTALVKEAYLAGGYPFVLLKDQQVDRALLLGAEDEQFNMMADFEANVMSKMDAYIGLRSGDNINEQADVPDDKMKIHGNTIGKKVHRDIRVPKTKWVVLRYPTSNMAQLAKMSTEAFEDFYFDVCNLDYGKMNKAMDSLVELMNRTDKVRLTGPGTDLSFSIKDIPAIKCAGHANIPDGEVYSAPVRDSVNGVITYNTPSPYHGFTFENVKLTFKDGKIVEATANDTERINKIFDTDEGARYVGEFAIGVNPYILTPMQDILFDEKIAGSFHFTPGQCYDEAFNGNHSNIHWDMVNIQRPEYGGGEIYFDDVLIRKDGLFVIPELEGLNPENLK is encoded by the coding sequence ATGAAAGATCCACGTATTGAAAAGCTAGCTAAAAATTTAATTAACTACTCTGTAGAGCTACAAAAAGGTGAAAAGGTATTAATCGAGAACTTTGGCCTGCAGCGCGAGCTTGTTACTGCACTTGTTAAGGAAGCCTATCTTGCTGGTGGATATCCATTTGTACTTTTGAAAGATCAACAAGTAGATCGTGCATTACTTCTTGGGGCCGAGGATGAGCAATTTAACATGATGGCTGATTTTGAAGCAAATGTTATGAGCAAAATGGATGCATACATAGGTCTTCGTTCTGGTGATAACATTAACGAGCAGGCAGATGTGCCAGACGATAAGATGAAGATTCACGGAAATACAATTGGGAAAAAGGTTCATCGCGACATCCGTGTTCCGAAAACAAAATGGGTGGTTCTTCGCTATCCAACATCAAACATGGCTCAGTTAGCTAAAATGAGCACTGAAGCATTCGAGGACTTCTATTTTGATGTTTGTAATTTGGATTATGGCAAAATGAATAAAGCCATGGATAGCCTTGTCGAATTAATGAACCGGACAGACAAGGTTCGTCTTACTGGTCCTGGGACAGATCTTAGCTTCTCCATTAAGGATATTCCTGCTATTAAGTGTGCTGGCCATGCGAATATCCCAGACGGGGAGGTTTACAGTGCACCCGTACGGGATTCAGTAAATGGAGTTATTACCTATAACACCCCATCCCCTTACCATGGGTTTACTTTTGAAAATGTAAAACTAACCTTTAAAGATGGGAAAATAGTTGAGGCAACTGCTAATGATACAGAACGTATCAATAAAATATTTGATACAGATGAGGGTGCACGCTATGTCGGAGAATTTGCCATCGGTGTAAATCCATATATTTTAACCCCAATGCAAGATATTTTATTTGATGAAAAAATCGCTGGCAGTTTCCACTTCACTCCTGGTCAATGTTACGATGAGGCATTTAACGGAAACCACTCCAACATTCATTGGGATATGGTAAATATTCAACGTCCGGAATATGGCGGAGGAGAAATCTACTTCGACGATGTACTCATTCGTAAAGATGGACTTTTTGTTATTCCTGAACTAGAAGGCTTAAACCCTGAAAACCTAAAATAG
- a CDS encoding YtxH domain-containing protein produces the protein MSETREVKSEQTSSSFLLGALIGGLVGAAAAIFLAPKSGKELRSTLNNQAGTLKEKTVQLMNKTKTPADVEEDHYIPIGGVPKSNTEGSVDELSIRKKLEEAKKAFEEEEYKVTH, from the coding sequence ATGAGTGAAACGAGAGAAGTAAAAAGTGAGCAAACGTCGAGTAGTTTTTTGCTTGGGGCACTTATCGGCGGATTAGTGGGTGCTGCGGCTGCAATCTTTTTAGCCCCCAAATCGGGAAAGGAACTTCGAAGTACACTTAACAATCAAGCGGGGACACTTAAGGAAAAGACGGTCCAACTAATGAATAAGACAAAGACACCAGCAGATGTAGAAGAAGATCACTATATCCCGATAGGTGGAGTGCCAAAATCGAATACAGAAGGTTCTGTGGATGAACTTTCAATAAGGAAAAAACTAGAAGAAGCAAAAAAAGCGTTTGAAGAGGAAGAATACAAAGTAACACATTAA
- the ytxJ gene encoding bacillithiol system redox-active protein YtxJ, translating into MMLNKIDTLDQLEDLLKQEDKFFLLKHSLTCPISHAAYQEYQKYAEGNQGVPTYYLAVQEARPLSNEIAEKFEIKHESPQALLFKDGKAVWNASHWKITNRSLATALSENI; encoded by the coding sequence ATGATGCTAAATAAAATTGATACATTAGACCAATTAGAAGATTTATTGAAACAAGAGGACAAATTTTTTCTTTTAAAACATAGTTTAACATGTCCAATTAGCCACGCTGCTTATCAGGAATATCAAAAGTATGCAGAAGGAAATCAAGGCGTACCAACCTATTATCTTGCGGTCCAAGAGGCACGGCCATTATCCAATGAAATTGCTGAAAAGTTTGAAATTAAGCATGAATCTCCACAGGCTCTGCTTTTTAAAGATGGTAAGGCAGTTTGGAATGCATCACATTGGAAGATTACAAATCGTTCTTTAGCAACTGCATTAAGTGAAAATATTTAG
- a CDS encoding DNA translocase FtsK translates to MSWIQNFFQRFIKDNEDEYAEYDIHNKQLERSLPHKIMEEGRHLDTKISYQYPKGQLHFKLKPEVPIVKSEKPHRQKRVEQRTEIRSSEAKNTQVNKKITPPINKKPFRLTEIPSPIYGFSRPVRQLDEIVEHELSHILDDETETLQVSSNEASEQEILTEVEIAASETAVAISEVIVESEESPVVESKEEQTQDSREPHSRKRSHLPFNVMMLKQDKLKWEERKKRRTLPDERVKVHKDIAEAKLKTEHLETKEEIKLSNSIEDVITEALQRIQTDTKAEPVSNNIVAKDEVPRDLGPNSYVFPKMDLLKPPVIVEDDTEWLLYQEELLNQTLQNFNVGASVVNVTQGPAVTRFEVQPEPGVKVNKITNLSDDIKLSLAARDIRIEAPIPGKHTIGIEVPNQKSRPVLINEILQSPVFLESPSPLTAILGLDISGKPIVTDLKKMPHGLIAGATGSGKSVCINTILVSLLFKASPEDLKLLLIDPKMVELAPYNRIPHLVSPVITDVKAATAALKWAVDEMERRYELFAHTGVRDINRFNELAVKHKQYSDKLPFIVIIIDELADLMMMSPADVEEAICRIAQKARACGIHLIVATQRPSVDVITGLIKANIPTRVAFSVSSQVDSRTIIDISGAEKLLGRGDMLFLENGSSKPVRLQGTFVSDEEIDLVVGHVREQREPEYLFEQEELLKKAQITEDEDELFYEACEFIIEQGLASTSSLQRRFKIGYNRAARLMDMLESNGFITSANGSKPREVLITESDLESLQDTGTIN, encoded by the coding sequence TTGAGTTGGATCCAAAACTTTTTTCAAAGGTTTATAAAGGACAATGAGGATGAATATGCTGAATATGACATACATAACAAGCAACTGGAGAGGTCATTGCCTCATAAGATAATGGAGGAGGGACGCCATCTAGATACAAAAATTTCATATCAGTATCCAAAAGGTCAACTGCATTTCAAATTGAAACCAGAAGTTCCAATCGTGAAATCAGAAAAACCACACCGACAAAAGAGGGTAGAGCAACGTACTGAAATAAGAAGTTCGGAAGCAAAGAATACTCAGGTAAATAAGAAAATTACGCCTCCGATAAATAAAAAACCGTTCCGTCTGACCGAAATTCCTTCACCTATTTATGGGTTTAGCAGACCCGTTAGACAATTAGACGAAATTGTCGAGCATGAGTTAAGCCATATTCTAGATGATGAAACTGAAACGTTACAGGTTTCTAGTAACGAGGCATCGGAGCAAGAGATCCTAACGGAAGTTGAAATAGCCGCTTCTGAAACAGCAGTTGCCATATCAGAAGTGATTGTGGAAAGTGAAGAGTCCCCAGTAGTTGAATCGAAGGAAGAACAAACGCAGGATTCTAGAGAGCCGCACAGCCGAAAACGATCTCATCTTCCTTTCAATGTGATGATGCTAAAACAGGATAAATTAAAATGGGAAGAAAGAAAAAAAAGAAGAACTTTACCCGATGAAAGAGTAAAGGTTCATAAAGATATTGCTGAAGCGAAGTTAAAAACAGAGCATCTCGAAACAAAAGAGGAAATTAAACTAAGTAACTCAATTGAGGATGTAATAACAGAAGCGCTGCAAAGGATTCAAACTGATACCAAGGCTGAACCAGTATCTAACAACATTGTGGCAAAAGATGAAGTCCCAAGAGATTTAGGGCCAAATTCATATGTATTTCCTAAAATGGACTTGTTAAAACCCCCTGTTATTGTTGAAGATGATACGGAATGGTTATTGTACCAAGAGGAGCTTTTAAACCAAACCCTGCAGAATTTTAATGTCGGTGCAAGTGTTGTGAATGTAACGCAAGGACCAGCTGTTACTCGGTTTGAAGTTCAACCGGAGCCTGGGGTTAAAGTAAACAAAATTACAAATCTAAGTGATGATATAAAATTAAGTCTTGCAGCCAGAGACATTCGAATTGAGGCGCCAATTCCAGGTAAACATACGATTGGCATTGAAGTACCAAATCAAAAATCACGCCCTGTATTAATCAATGAAATTCTTCAAAGCCCAGTTTTCCTTGAGTCACCGTCTCCATTAACAGCTATACTTGGTCTCGATATTTCTGGGAAGCCAATTGTTACAGATTTAAAGAAAATGCCTCATGGGTTAATAGCTGGTGCTACTGGTTCTGGGAAGAGTGTTTGTATTAACACCATCTTAGTAAGTTTATTGTTTAAAGCAAGTCCAGAAGATTTAAAGTTATTATTAATTGATCCAAAAATGGTAGAGCTTGCTCCCTATAATCGAATTCCTCATCTGGTTAGTCCGGTAATAACCGATGTAAAGGCAGCAACTGCAGCCTTAAAATGGGCTGTGGATGAAATGGAAAGACGTTATGAGCTATTTGCTCATACGGGAGTTCGCGACATCAATCGATTTAATGAACTTGCAGTAAAGCATAAACAATATAGTGATAAACTGCCGTTTATTGTGATTATCATCGATGAATTAGCAGATTTAATGATGATGTCACCCGCGGATGTTGAAGAAGCTATTTGTAGAATTGCCCAGAAAGCACGAGCATGTGGAATTCATTTAATTGTAGCGACACAAAGACCTTCAGTCGATGTTATTACTGGGTTAATTAAAGCCAACATCCCGACACGGGTTGCCTTTTCTGTTTCTTCACAGGTGGATTCTCGAACCATTATTGATATAAGTGGTGCTGAAAAATTACTCGGTCGTGGTGATATGCTCTTTTTAGAAAATGGATCTTCCAAGCCTGTTCGTCTACAAGGAACCTTTGTGTCTGATGAGGAAATTGATCTTGTGGTCGGGCATGTAAGAGAGCAGCGCGAGCCTGAATACTTGTTCGAACAAGAGGAACTATTAAAAAAGGCACAGATTACTGAAGATGAAGATGAACTCTTTTATGAAGCTTGTGAGTTTATTATTGAACAGGGTCTGGCTTCCACCTCTAGTTTACAGAGGAGATTTAAAATCGGATATAACCGTGCAGCAAGGCTGATGGATATGCTCGAATCCAATGGTTTTATCACAAGTGCAAATGGCAGCAAGCCTAGAGAAGTATTGATTACAGAGTCAGACTTGGAGTCCTTGCAAGATACTGGTACAATAAATTAA
- a CDS encoding DUF948 domain-containing protein: MEIILYLSVALVAIAFLVLVIYLAKTLKSLQGTLSSVSSTLIGLEKQLDGVTKETTELLQKTNALADDIQEKSQNLTSVITAVKDVGTTVNKFNGTLKNLTQSFDVQVEENKEKISQIVQWGNVFLELKDKWTAKKQEKNQGSAEEIRRVRSR, from the coding sequence ATGGAAATTATTTTATACTTAAGCGTCGCATTGGTTGCGATTGCGTTTTTGGTGCTAGTTATTTACCTAGCCAAGACACTTAAATCACTTCAAGGAACTCTTTCTAGTGTATCAAGTACGTTAATTGGGTTAGAAAAACAGTTGGATGGAGTGACTAAAGAGACGACAGAACTCTTACAAAAGACCAATGCTCTTGCTGATGACATTCAAGAGAAGTCACAGAATCTAACCAGTGTGATTACTGCTGTAAAAGATGTTGGAACAACAGTCAATAAATTTAATGGTACTTTAAAAAATTTAACGCAATCATTTGATGTGCAAGTAGAAGAAAATAAAGAAAAAATCTCGCAAATTGTGCAATGGGGTAATGTTTTCCTTGAACTAAAAGATAAGTGGACTGCTAAGAAGCAAGAAAAAAACCAAGGTAGTGCTGAAGAAATTAGAAGAGTTAGATCAAGATAG
- a CDS encoding bifunctional 3-deoxy-7-phosphoheptulonate synthase/chorismate mutase, translated as MSKSNLELLRTRVDDLNLELLKLINERAQLVQEIGKAKESQGVYKYDPVRERKMLDVIKEHNDGPFDNATIDHLFKEIFKAGLDLQKDDHQKALLVSRKKKPENTIVNLKGETVGDGKQHFVFGPCAVESYEQVATVAKAMKEKGLKLLRGGAYKPRTSPYDFQGLGVEGLKILKRVADEYDMAVISEIVNPADIEMAMDYIDVIQIGARNMQNFELLKAAGAVNKPVLLKRGIAATIEEFINAAEYIMAQGNGQIILCERGIRTYERATRNTLDISAVPILKQETHLPVMVDVTHSTGRRDLLLPAAKAALAIGADGVMAEVHPDPAVALSDAQQQMNLDQFNTFYSELLASNLVRI; from the coding sequence ATGAGCAAGAGTAATTTGGAACTATTAAGGACACGTGTCGATGATCTTAACTTAGAATTGTTGAAACTAATTAATGAAAGAGCTCAACTTGTCCAAGAGATTGGGAAAGCTAAGGAAAGTCAAGGTGTTTACAAATACGATCCTGTTCGTGAAAGAAAAATGCTTGATGTAATTAAAGAGCATAATGATGGTCCATTTGATAATGCAACGATTGACCATTTATTTAAGGAAATTTTTAAAGCTGGCTTAGATTTGCAAAAAGATGACCATCAAAAGGCGCTTCTAGTCTCTAGAAAAAAGAAGCCTGAAAATACAATTGTAAATTTAAAGGGTGAAACCGTCGGTGATGGTAAGCAGCATTTTGTTTTTGGCCCATGTGCAGTAGAATCTTATGAGCAAGTTGCGACAGTTGCGAAAGCAATGAAAGAAAAAGGTTTAAAACTGCTACGTGGCGGTGCCTATAAGCCAAGAACATCTCCTTATGATTTCCAAGGTTTAGGGGTTGAAGGGTTAAAAATCTTAAAACGTGTAGCAGATGAGTATGATATGGCAGTTATCAGCGAAATCGTAAATCCAGCTGATATTGAGATGGCTATGGATTATATCGATGTGATCCAAATTGGTGCCCGCAACATGCAAAACTTCGAGCTATTAAAAGCTGCAGGTGCAGTTAATAAGCCTGTCCTTTTAAAACGCGGTATTGCTGCTACCATCGAAGAATTTATTAATGCTGCAGAATATATTATGGCACAAGGAAATGGCCAAATTATTCTTTGTGAACGTGGTATTCGAACGTACGAACGGGCAACAAGAAATACACTTGATATTTCTGCTGTACCGATTCTTAAGCAAGAAACACATTTACCTGTAATGGTGGACGTTACACATTCAACTGGTCGAAGAGATTTACTTCTTCCTGCTGCAAAAGCAGCACTTGCGATTGGTGCAGATGGGGTTATGGCTGAAGTACACCCAGATCCTGCGGTAGCACTATCCGATGCTCAACAGCAAATGAATCTCGATCAGTTTAATACATTCTACAGTGAACTGCTTGCATCGAACCTCGTTAGAATTTAA
- the ccpA gene encoding catabolite control protein A has protein sequence MNITIYDVAREANVSMATVSRVVNGNPNVKPVTRKKVLEVIDRLGYRPNAVARGLASKKTTTVGVVIPDISNIFFAELARGIEDIATMYKYNIILSNSDQNKEKELHLLNTMLGKQVDGIVFMSGNITEEHVVEFGKSPVPIVLAGSIEESEQIPSVNIDYEQAVYDSVKEFIDKGHKQIAFVVGPLQEPRNLHKKLKGYQRALADGGLDFNESLIVEGDYTYDSGLEAFDKLLEAPNRPTAILVGSDEMALGVVHGAEDKGYKIPEDFEVITSDNTRLSLMVRPQLTTIVQPLYDIGAVAMRLLTKLMNKEEVEEQTVVLPHRIEHRQSTN, from the coding sequence GTGAATATTACAATTTATGATGTTGCCCGGGAAGCAAATGTTTCGATGGCAACCGTTTCACGTGTGGTCAATGGAAATCCAAATGTAAAGCCTGTTACTCGAAAAAAAGTTTTAGAAGTAATTGATAGACTTGGTTACCGTCCAAATGCAGTAGCTAGAGGATTAGCTAGTAAAAAGACAACAACAGTTGGGGTGGTTATTCCCGACATTTCAAACATCTTTTTTGCAGAATTAGCACGTGGAATCGAAGATATCGCAACGATGTATAAGTACAATATTATTTTAAGCAATTCCGATCAAAACAAAGAGAAAGAATTACACTTATTAAATACAATGCTTGGAAAACAAGTGGATGGTATTGTTTTTATGAGTGGAAATATTACAGAAGAACATGTGGTGGAATTTGGAAAGTCCCCAGTTCCAATTGTTTTAGCTGGATCTATTGAAGAATCTGAGCAAATTCCTTCTGTTAATATTGATTATGAGCAAGCTGTTTATGACTCAGTAAAGGAATTTATTGATAAAGGCCATAAGCAAATAGCATTTGTAGTGGGACCATTACAAGAGCCAAGAAATCTCCACAAAAAGCTCAAAGGATATCAGCGAGCACTTGCCGATGGAGGATTAGATTTTAATGAGTCACTTATTGTAGAAGGTGACTACACCTATGACTCTGGCCTAGAAGCATTTGACAAATTATTAGAAGCTCCTAATAGACCAACTGCAATTTTGGTTGGGTCAGATGAAATGGCACTTGGTGTCGTACATGGTGCCGAGGATAAAGGATATAAAATTCCTGAAGACTTCGAAGTGATCACATCAGATAATACAAGACTTTCATTAATGGTTCGTCCGCAGCTGACCACAATCGTTCAGCCTTTATACGATATCGGAGCTGTGGCTATGCGTTTACTTACAAAATTAATGAACAAAGAAGAAGTAGAGGAACAAACTGTTGTTCTACCACACCGCATCGAGCACCGTCAATCAACTAATTAA
- a CDS encoding DUF1444 domain-containing protein: MDSIKMKRELEARLANVERLITYDREKDQLRIENKALGKGITITLGGIVAKWHTEKDKAIDEVVYYVEEGLRAMTDQVQLTDHEKKIFPVIRSTSFPIEAEEGVPFLTEEHTAETKIFYAYDMGNTYRLIDSRIMEKEGWRESRIKEIALFNVRSLKTSLKEDQVAGNTFYFLNSNDGYDASRILNKGFLNDMKKKITGTMVLAVPHQDVLIIADIQNNTGYDVLAQMAMSFFANGRVPITALSFLYEDGELEPIFILGKTRNQDEKGSR, from the coding sequence ATGGATAGTATTAAAATGAAAAGAGAATTAGAAGCACGCTTAGCGAATGTTGAAAGGCTAATCACTTATGATCGAGAAAAGGATCAACTGCGAATTGAAAATAAAGCCCTTGGTAAAGGAATCACTATTACTTTAGGTGGTATTGTGGCTAAGTGGCATACTGAGAAAGATAAGGCCATTGATGAAGTGGTTTATTATGTGGAAGAGGGACTCAGGGCTATGACAGACCAAGTCCAGTTAACGGACCATGAGAAAAAGATTTTCCCCGTTATACGCTCCACTTCTTTCCCGATTGAAGCGGAGGAAGGTGTTCCGTTCTTAACAGAGGAGCATACAGCAGAAACAAAAATATTTTATGCTTATGACATGGGAAACACTTACCGATTAATTGATTCGAGAATCATGGAAAAAGAAGGATGGCGGGAAAGCCGTATTAAAGAAATTGCCTTATTTAATGTCAGGTCTTTAAAGACATCATTAAAAGAAGATCAAGTAGCAGGCAACACTTTTTATTTCCTAAATTCAAATGATGGTTATGACGCTAGCAGGATATTAAATAAAGGCTTTTTAAATGATATGAAGAAAAAAATAACAGGGACAATGGTCCTGGCAGTTCCACACCAGGATGTTTTAATTATAGCTGATATTCAAAACAATACAGGGTATGATGTTTTGGCACAAATGGCAATGAGCTTCTTTGCAAATGGACGTGTGCCAATAACGGCCTTATCTTTCTTGTATGAGGATGGAGAACTAGAGCCGATTTTTATTTTAGGAAAAACACGGAATCAGGATGAAAAAGGATCACGGTAA
- the acsA gene encoding acetate--CoA ligase, whose product MKVEKLPVMHGEHNLENYEEKYKSFSWEETEKEFSWHETGLVNLAYEAIDRHAETFRKNKVALYYRDNSRNEKYTFKEMKELSNKAGNVLKTYGDVEKGDRVFIFMPRSPELYFTVLGAIKLGAIVGPLFEAFMEGAVRDRLQDSEAKVLVTTPELLERVPVEELPALKHIFLVGQNIEEQGPYVDFMKKFETANNQLRIEWVDRTDGLILHYTSGSTGKPKGVLHVHNAMIQHYQTAKWVLDLKEEDVYWCTADPGWVTGTSYGIFGPWLTGTSNVIVGGRFSPDTWYKMIEDFGVTVWYSAPTAFRMLMGAGDEIVKKYNLSSLRHVLSVGEPLNPEVVKWGVKVFNKRIHDNWWMTETGAQLISNYPCMEIKPGSMGKPIPGVVAAIVDDQGNELPPYRMGNLAIKKGWPSMMHTIWNNREKYESYFMPSGWYFSGDSAYMDEDGYFWFQGRVDDVIMTSGERVGPFEVESKLVEHPAIAEAGVIGKPDPVRGEIIKAFIALRDGYVPSDELKEEIRLFVKKGLAAHAAPREIDFREKLPKTRSGKIMRRVLKAWELNLPTGDLSTMED is encoded by the coding sequence ATGAAAGTGGAAAAGCTGCCGGTTATGCATGGTGAGCATAATCTAGAAAATTATGAAGAGAAATATAAGAGCTTCAGCTGGGAAGAGACAGAAAAGGAATTCTCTTGGCATGAAACAGGTCTCGTTAATTTGGCGTATGAGGCAATTGACCGTCATGCTGAAACCTTCCGAAAAAACAAGGTAGCCCTTTATTATCGTGATAATTCTAGAAATGAAAAATACACCTTCAAAGAAATGAAAGAGCTTTCAAATAAAGCTGGGAATGTCTTAAAAACATATGGAGATGTAGAAAAAGGAGACCGTGTATTTATTTTTATGCCTCGGTCACCAGAACTTTATTTTACTGTGTTAGGTGCAATTAAGCTTGGGGCAATTGTTGGTCCATTATTTGAAGCTTTCATGGAAGGTGCTGTTCGGGATCGTTTACAGGATAGCGAAGCAAAAGTCCTAGTAACTACACCTGAACTATTGGAGCGTGTACCTGTTGAAGAACTGCCAGCATTAAAGCACATTTTCCTTGTTGGTCAAAACATTGAAGAACAAGGGCCATACGTTGACTTTATGAAAAAATTTGAGACAGCAAACAATCAGTTGAGAATTGAATGGGTTGACCGTACGGATGGGCTCATTCTTCACTATACTTCAGGTTCCACCGGCAAACCTAAAGGAGTATTGCACGTACATAATGCTATGATCCAGCATTATCAAACAGCCAAATGGGTATTAGATTTGAAAGAAGAAGATGTTTATTGGTGTACCGCTGACCCAGGCTGGGTTACAGGAACATCTTATGGTATTTTTGGACCATGGTTAACAGGGACGTCCAACGTTATTGTTGGTGGACGTTTTAGTCCTGATACATGGTACAAAATGATAGAAGATTTTGGTGTAACCGTATGGTATAGTGCACCAACTGCTTTCAGGATGTTAATGGGTGCTGGAGATGAAATTGTTAAGAAATACAATTTAAGCAGCCTTCGTCATGTCCTTAGTGTTGGGGAGCCTTTAAACCCTGAGGTAGTAAAGTGGGGAGTTAAGGTCTTTAACAAAAGAATCCATGATAACTGGTGGATGACGGAAACAGGAGCACAGCTTATCAGTAACTATCCATGCATGGAAATAAAGCCAGGTTCAATGGGTAAACCGATTCCAGGTGTTGTGGCCGCGATTGTCGATGATCAAGGCAATGAACTTCCACCTTATCGTATGGGCAATCTTGCTATTAAGAAGGGCTGGCCTTCCATGATGCATACGATTTGGAATAATCGTGAAAAATATGAGTCCTATTTTATGCCAAGCGGATGGTATTTTTCCGGCGATTCTGCCTATATGGATGAGGATGGGTACTTCTGGTTCCAAGGACGAGTGGACGATGTTATTATGACCTCTGGTGAACGCGTTGGACCATTTGAAGTGGAAAGCAAGCTTGTGGAGCATCCTGCTATTGCTGAGGCTGGAGTAATTGGTAAGCCAGACCCTGTACGGGGGGAAATTATTAAAGCTTTCATTGCCTTACGAGACGGCTATGTACCATCAGATGAACTTAAGGAAGAGATTCGATTATTTGTTAAAAAAGGACTTGCCGCACACGCTGCACCTAGAGAAATAGATTTCCGCGAAAAACTTCCGAAAACAAGAAGTGGTAAGATTATGCGACGTGTCTTAAAGGCATGGGAACTTAACCTGCCAACAGGTGACCTATCAACAATGGAAGATTAA